The Apostichopus japonicus isolate 1M-3 chromosome 20, ASM3797524v1, whole genome shotgun sequence genome contains a region encoding:
- the LOC139961884 gene encoding uncharacterized protein — protein sequence MANAWNKPSDPGVRRGISGSVGLLDLGRHRCIIFLEDRFGDDIGGGIFDTEKLEARLEGVSGLDIFIGESCQLITTIIPLTAERARELSWPNGRWEVVGVRPRGKKATPLNIPGTFKTSGQKLRSYAPSMAYCKQALSLSPGVLSGPPKELIANVLHFFRKLVGHWGHFPIQEFYHVIRSREEYSDAVAYFRSKDDILQFLRAYPQYFSVTRTGSHVYFPYRFPEDELNAFLTKQRKFATSDRTPEILVIEDVESCKREVARLQRRGGEGRQLILAIDCEGVNLGKEGPLTLLQIGTEEGEVFVFDVLATPGPKDMFIGGGLKALLENPNIRKVIHDCRSDQCALYFQFDVTLTNVFDTSAAYTTIWDQCNIFSGPFRPKLASLLEIFRLTAEQKTDAFAELVHDKQLFGQRPLTEEMIKYASDDVFCLLPVIYESLDKLISPLWRPHFEQKVEQYLEESRIRDPNAMYEENQS from the exons ATGGCGAATGCATGGAACAAACCCTCCGATCCAGGAGTGAGAAGAGGAATATCTGGCTCAGTGGGGTTGTTGGATCTTGGCCGTCATAGGTGTATCATCTTCCTGGAAGACCGTTTCGGCGATGATATCGGTGGCGGAATATTTGATACTGAGAAATTAGAAGCTCGGCTTGAGGGCGTCTCCGGCTTGGACATATTCATCGGAGAGTCCTGTCAACTAATTACGACAATAATTCCGCTAACTGCAGAGAGAGCTCGAGAGTTAAGTTGGCCAAATGGACGGTGGGAAGTGGTTGGAGTTCGTCCAAGAGGCAAAAAAGCGACTCCACTAAATATACCAGGCACGTTCAAGACCTCTGGTCAGAAACTGAGATCATATGCTCCCTCTATGGCCTACTGCAAGCAAGCGCTTTCTCTCTCCCCAGGGGTGCTCTCAGGACCACCAAAGGAGCTGATTGCCAATGTTCTACACTTTTTTCGTAAACTGGTGGGGCATTGGGGGCACTTCCCAATACAAGAGTTCTACCACGTGATTCGAAGTCGTGAAGAATATTCCGATGCCGTCGCCTACTTTCGATCTAAAGACGACATACTTCAATTCCTTCGCGCCTACCCTCAGTATTTCTCAGTGACGCGAACTGGCAGCCATGTTTATTTTCCGTATCGCTTTCCGGAAGATGAGTTAAACGCTTTCCTGACGAAACAGCGAAAGTTCGCAACAAGTGATAGAACTCCCGAAATTTTGGTGATCGAAGATGTAGAGTCATGCAAACGTGAGGTAGCAAGACTCCAACGGAGAGGCGGAGAAGGAAGGCAGCTGATTCTCGCAATTGACTGCGAGGGAGTCAATCTTG GCAAGGAAGGTCCCTTGACACTGCTTCAGATTGGAACGGAAGAGGGCGAGGTCTTTGTGTTTGATGTACTTGCAACGCCTGGCCCGAAAGATATGTTCATTGGTGGAGGTTTAAAGGCGCTCCTAGAAAATCCGAATATCCGAAAG GTCATACATGACTGTCGGTCCGATCAGTGCGCCCTCTATTTCCAATTTGACGTCACTTTGACCAATGTCTTCGATACCTCG GCCGCTTACACCACCATTTGGGATCAGTGTAACATCTTTTCGGGACCTTTTAGACCAAAGCTGGCTTCGCTTCTTGAGATATTCCGATTGACAGCGGAACAAAAGACCGATGCATTTGCCGAGTTGGTGCACGATAAACAGTTGTTTGGACAGCGCCCTCTCACTGAGGAAATGATCAAGTATGCCTCTGATGACGTGTTTTGCTTGCTTCCTGTGATCTACGAGTCTTTGGACAA GCTAATTTCACCACTGTGGCGTCCTCATTTCGAGCAGAAGGTCGAACAATATCTCGAAGAAAGCAGAATCCGAGACCCTAATGCGATGTACGAAGAAAACCAGAGTTAA
- the LOC139961892 gene encoding uncharacterized protein, whose protein sequence is MDQASRAMVECFNAQYVSLHVRKSNRAALHLYQNTLKFEVSEIEPKYYADGEDAYAMKRDLTTFLNKSSKDKNTVEDKDDITEQIIQANEGISKLILDETEGEKGPADTKKTENLDQNSDDKKKDDGDKQGDESKKRDNTDKGRGKGKQERNLGREGGKGEMPTRQRIKGLVDERCIY, encoded by the exons ATGGACCAGGCATCACGTGCCATGGTGGAGTGCTTCAATGCCCAATATGTGTCTCTACATGTACGCAAGAG TAATCGTGCAGCCCTCCATCTCTATCAGAACACCCTCAAATTTGA GGTCAGTGAGATCGAACCAAAGTACTACGCTGATGGGGAGGATGCATACGCCATGAAACGAGATCTTACGACTTTCTTGAATAAG tcTTCCAAAGATAAGAACACGGTGGAAGATAAGGATGACATCACGGAACAGATCATTCAGGCCAACGAAGGAATCAGCAAACTGATATTAGACGAAACAGAAGGAGAGAAAGGACCTGCAGATACCAAGAAGACGGAAAACCTGGATCAAAACTCAGACGATAAGAAGAAGGACGATGGGGACAAACAAGGAGATGAGAGCAAGAAAAGAGACAACACtgataaggggagggggaagggaaaaCAGGAAAGGAATCTAGGAAGGGAAGGAGGAAAGGGCGAGATGCCCACAAGACAGAGGATAAAGGGACTAGTTGATGAACGATGTATTTATTGA